A DNA window from Nerophis ophidion isolate RoL-2023_Sa linkage group LG13, RoL_Noph_v1.0, whole genome shotgun sequence contains the following coding sequences:
- the LOC133564384 gene encoding zinc finger protein OZF-like isoform X1, with the protein MLTLKISIDNREKHIHSEQQEYTSRMKQEEQLPPHIKEEGEEPQLPYIKEEEEEQLLPCINRKENELQTPIIKEEEEEPMPSNIKEEEAHSISQGEHVKELEAFPEIVAIVKSEDDEVKGESEEKRKVEPPSCSSTQHIPTEVDVEHCGGSQTDNLLPPLSESDDTTSDSSDTDDEDYDLGMTCHSDNMHFKCSQCDKTFNSCSRQMIHMRIHTGEKPFICSVCGKHFTQKGHLTTHTRIHTGEKLFTCSVCGKDFGQKGNLNEHMRIHTGQKPFLCSVCGKSFTQSRTFTKHMRRHTGEKPFSCTSCNKRFSEQTNLVSHMTIHTGAKLFTCSVCSKGFVQKVNLKEHMRIHIGKKQFICSVCGKGFVQKRYLIKHMRTHTGERPFICSFCGKSFTQKGHLTTHIKIHTGEKRFTCSVCRKVFGQKGNLKKHMRTHTGEKPFTCQVCGRSFNQKRYLAKHMRIHTGEIPISCSSHNKRFNE; encoded by the exons ATGCTGACTTTAAAGATATCGATCG ACAACAGGGAAAAACATATTCATTCTGAGCAGCAGGAGTATACTTCCAGGATGAAGCAGGAGGAGCAATTGCCCCCTCACATCAAAGAGGAAGGGGAGGAGCCACAGCTACCCtacatcaaagaggaagaggaggagcaacTGCTCCCCTGCATTAATAGGAAAGAAAATGAGCTACAAACCCCCatcattaaagaggaagaggaggagccgATGCCCTCCaacatcaaagaggaagaggctCACAGCATCAGTCAAGGAGAGCATGTTAAAGAGTTGGAGGCGTTCCCAGAGATCGTTGccattgtgaagagtgaagacgatgaggtcaaaggtgaaagtgaagaGAAGAGAAAGGTGGAGCCTCCGAGCTGTAGCTCAACTCAACACATACCAACAGAAGTTGATGTAGaacactgtggaggatcacaaacAGACAACCTCTTGCCTCCGCTATCGGAGAGCGATGACACAACATCAGACTCttctgacactgatgatgaagactatGACCTTGGTATGACATGTCACTCTGACAACATGCACTTTAAATGCTCTCAATGTGACAAAACCTTTAATAGCTGTAGTAGACAGAtgatacacatgagaatacacactggagagaaaccattcATATGCTCAGTTTGCGGTAAACATTTTACTCAGAAAGGACATTTGACAACACACacaagaatacacactggagagaaattGTTTACCTGTTCAGTGTGTGGAAAAGATTTTGGACAAAAGGGTAatttgaatgaacacatgagaatacacacaggACAAAAACCATTCTTAtgctcagtttgtggtaaaagtttCACTCAGAGTAGAACTTTCACaaaacacatgagaagacacactggagagaaacctttttcaTGTACAAGCTGCAACAAAAGATTCAGTGAGCAAACAAaccttgtatcacacatgacaatacacactggagcaAAACTGTTCACCTGTTCAGtgtgtagtaaaggttttgtacaaaaagttaatttgaaagaacacatgagaatacacattGGCAAGAAACAATTCATATGCTCAgtttgtggtaaaggttttgttcagaaaagatatttgatcaaacacatgagaacgcacactggtgaGAGACCGTTCATATGCTCATTTTGTGGTAAAAGTTTCACTCAGAAAGGACATTTGACAacacatataaaaatacacactggagagaaacggTTTACTTGTTCAGTGTGTCGTAAAGTTTTTGGACAAAAAGGTAAtttgaaaaaacacatgagaacacacacaggcgaGAAGCCGTTCACATGTCAAGTTTGTGGCAGAAGTTTCAATCAGAAAAGATATTTGGcaaaacacatgagaatacacactggtgaaatacCTATTTCATGTTCAAGCCACAACAAAAGATTTAATGAATGA
- the LOC133564386 gene encoding gastrula zinc finger protein XlCGF57.1-like isoform X1 → MEQEERPPSHFKAEEWEPQPPHIKEEEQQQPPHIKEEEEEHIVSQEGEFLGRLQEFPEIDIIVKNEDDEVKGESEEKRKVEPASNSCIRHITEAGDHYGGSQVGNLIAPLSDGDVTSSLSSDTDDEDSKPGMTCHSDNTHFKCSKCEKPFQYRYHLKRHMRIHTGEKPFVCSICLKSFTSKGNLTTHLRVHTGEKLFTCSVCGKGFALKAHLERHMRIHTGEKPFMCPVCGKCFTQKGTLTKHTKIHTSEKSFMCTVSGKIFSPKNHLTTHKKVQAEAKRFTCSVCGLSIARAANLRRHMRIHTGEKPYICSVCAKSFTQKGTLTKHMRMHTGEKPFSCFICNKSFCEQRFLVTHMRIHSGENPFSCPNCNKSFRERRILERHMIKHTGEKPFSCSSCKKSFSERRSLVNHMRTHTGEKPYTCSSCNKSFSDGRILLRHMTKHTGETPFSCSSCNKSFRERRSLVRHTRIHSGDKPYSCSRCNKRFTEQTHLVRHMRTHTGEKVFGCSVCNGRFSYKYQVKGHMCAGENSSRQ, encoded by the coding sequence ATGGAGCAAGAGGAACGACCACCCTCCCACTTTAAAGCGGAAGAGTGGGAGCCacagccccctcacattaaagaggaggagcagcagcagcccccccacattaaagaggaagaagaggaacacATTGTCAGTCAAGAAGGAGAGTTTCTTGGAAGGTTGCAGGAGTTCCCAGAGATTGATATCATTGTTAAaaatgaagatgatgaggtcaaaggtgaaagtgaggagaagagaaaGGTGGAGCCTGCAAGTAACAGCTGTATTCGACACATAACAGAAGCTGGAGACCACTATGGAGGATCACAAGTAGGCAACCTcatagctccactatcagatggTGATGTAACATCATCACTCTCctctgacactgatgatgaagactctaaaccTGGTATGACATGTCACTCTGACAACACTCACTTTAAATGCTCTAAATGTGAAAAACCATTTCAGTACCGATatcatctgaaaagacacatgagaatacacactggagagaaacccttcgtatgctcaatttgccttaaaagTTTCACTTCCAAAGGAAATTTGACAACACACTTAAGGGTGCATACTGGAGAGAAACTGTTTACCTGTTCAgtgtgtggtaaaggttttgcacttAAAGCTCATTTGGAAAGACACATGCGaatacacacaggtgaaaaaccattcatGTGCCCGGTTTGTGGCAAATGTTTTACCCAGAAAGGAACTttgacaaaacacacaaaaatacacacaagTGAGAAATCTTTCATGTGCACGGTGTCAGGGAAAATATTCTCTCCCAAAAATCATTTGACAACACACAAAAAAGTGCAGGCTGAAGCAAAACGGTTTACCTGCTCAGTGTGTGGCCTGAGTATCGCCCGTGCAGCTAATTTgagaagacacatgagaatacacacaggagagaaacctTACATATGCTCTGTTTGTGCCAAAAGTTTCACTCAGAAAGGAACATTGACGAAGCACATGAGAATGCACACTGGTgagaaacctttttcatgttttatttgcaacaaaagcttttgtgAACAAAGATTCCTTGtgacacacatgagaatacattcTGGTGAGAATCCTTTTTCGTGTCCaaactgcaacaaaagctttAGGGAACGAAGAATCCTTGAAAGACACATGATAAAACACACTGGTGAGAAACCGTTTTCATGTTCTAGCTGCAAAAAAAGCTTCAGTGAAAGAAGAAGCCTTGTGAatcacatgagaacgcacactggtgaaaaaccttacaCATGTTcaagctgcaacaaaagctttagTGACGGAAGAATCCTTTTAAGACATATGACAAAACACACAGGTGAGacacctttttcatgttcaagttGCAACAAAAGCTTCCGTGAAAGAAGAAGTCTAGTGAGACACACGAGAATACACTCTGGTGACAAACCTTATTCATGTTCAAGATGTAATAAAAGATTTACTGAACAAACACACCTTGtacgacacatgagaacacacactggtgagaaaGTGTTTGGTTGCAGTGTGTGTAATGGTAGGTTCTCTTATAAATACCAGGTTAAAGGTCACatgtgtgctggtgagaacagcagcaggcAATGA
- the LOC133564384 gene encoding zinc finger protein OZF-like isoform X2, which yields MKQEEQLPPHIKEEGEEPQLPYIKEEEEEQLLPCINRKENELQTPIIKEEEEEPMPSNIKEEEAHSISQGEHVKELEAFPEIVAIVKSEDDEVKGESEEKRKVEPPSCSSTQHIPTEVDVEHCGGSQTDNLLPPLSESDDTTSDSSDTDDEDYDLGMTCHSDNMHFKCSQCDKTFNSCSRQMIHMRIHTGEKPFICSVCGKHFTQKGHLTTHTRIHTGEKLFTCSVCGKDFGQKGNLNEHMRIHTGQKPFLCSVCGKSFTQSRTFTKHMRRHTGEKPFSCTSCNKRFSEQTNLVSHMTIHTGAKLFTCSVCSKGFVQKVNLKEHMRIHIGKKQFICSVCGKGFVQKRYLIKHMRTHTGERPFICSFCGKSFTQKGHLTTHIKIHTGEKRFTCSVCRKVFGQKGNLKKHMRTHTGEKPFTCQVCGRSFNQKRYLAKHMRIHTGEIPISCSSHNKRFNE from the coding sequence ATGAAGCAGGAGGAGCAATTGCCCCCTCACATCAAAGAGGAAGGGGAGGAGCCACAGCTACCCtacatcaaagaggaagaggaggagcaacTGCTCCCCTGCATTAATAGGAAAGAAAATGAGCTACAAACCCCCatcattaaagaggaagaggaggagccgATGCCCTCCaacatcaaagaggaagaggctCACAGCATCAGTCAAGGAGAGCATGTTAAAGAGTTGGAGGCGTTCCCAGAGATCGTTGccattgtgaagagtgaagacgatgaggtcaaaggtgaaagtgaagaGAAGAGAAAGGTGGAGCCTCCGAGCTGTAGCTCAACTCAACACATACCAACAGAAGTTGATGTAGaacactgtggaggatcacaaacAGACAACCTCTTGCCTCCGCTATCGGAGAGCGATGACACAACATCAGACTCttctgacactgatgatgaagactatGACCTTGGTATGACATGTCACTCTGACAACATGCACTTTAAATGCTCTCAATGTGACAAAACCTTTAATAGCTGTAGTAGACAGAtgatacacatgagaatacacactggagagaaaccattcATATGCTCAGTTTGCGGTAAACATTTTACTCAGAAAGGACATTTGACAACACACacaagaatacacactggagagaaattGTTTACCTGTTCAGTGTGTGGAAAAGATTTTGGACAAAAGGGTAatttgaatgaacacatgagaatacacacaggACAAAAACCATTCTTAtgctcagtttgtggtaaaagtttCACTCAGAGTAGAACTTTCACaaaacacatgagaagacacactggagagaaacctttttcaTGTACAAGCTGCAACAAAAGATTCAGTGAGCAAACAAaccttgtatcacacatgacaatacacactggagcaAAACTGTTCACCTGTTCAGtgtgtagtaaaggttttgtacaaaaagttaatttgaaagaacacatgagaatacacattGGCAAGAAACAATTCATATGCTCAgtttgtggtaaaggttttgttcagaaaagatatttgatcaaacacatgagaacgcacactggtgaGAGACCGTTCATATGCTCATTTTGTGGTAAAAGTTTCACTCAGAAAGGACATTTGACAacacatataaaaatacacactggagagaaacggTTTACTTGTTCAGTGTGTCGTAAAGTTTTTGGACAAAAAGGTAAtttgaaaaaacacatgagaacacacacaggcgaGAAGCCGTTCACATGTCAAGTTTGTGGCAGAAGTTTCAATCAGAAAAGATATTTGGcaaaacacatgagaatacacactggtgaaatacCTATTTCATGTTCAAGCCACAACAAAAGATTTAATGAATGA